One part of the Tunicatimonas pelagia genome encodes these proteins:
- a CDS encoding RagB/SusD family nutrient uptake outer membrane protein encodes MKIIIAKLARLGLMVAMLFPLACEDLEESPDFITQDSFFTTAEQLELGVNAVYDGIGAGQDWFNHFYNRYVFECRVGYQVGWEKGPLDFQNGNVDPGDEYIATYWRISYENINRANAVIERADELKEEGAPNTQLIDRVKAEAMFLRAFYYYNLVRYFDDVPVTTQQTISDQDFPSNENGKRLALDLMQGDLAAVASILPEAYTGDDLGRATTWAAQALLMKVYLLDEKWNEARTTAEAIVSSGSFDLFEDFAHNFAVEHENSGERIFEAQVSAEANAEENNNHHAHFVPGDMPNEIGGVGWHWLNGTQAFRMKYDDNDKRIPGTFLESYPSTRPPLNSAGDHPVVRWSADASYNLSRFGGMVSADADPNNPDELVYSSGWVAKWVEVGITAFEFTERNIVYLRYADVLLGHSEAANESGTGDAYFGINAVRQRAGLEPLSGLSQSDLRDAIVNERVLEFAFEQETYPELKRKSTFGGEQDYLGDYIQEFIDTYDVDRVLSPQDYVLPIPLNETLGNPNVTQSSAY; translated from the coding sequence ATGAAAATTATAATAGCAAAACTTGCAAGATTAGGGCTGATGGTCGCTATGCTGTTTCCGTTGGCTTGCGAAGATTTAGAAGAAAGTCCAGACTTTATCACCCAAGATAGCTTCTTCACTACCGCTGAGCAGTTAGAATTAGGGGTAAACGCGGTGTATGACGGAATAGGTGCCGGGCAAGATTGGTTTAACCACTTCTACAACCGTTACGTATTTGAGTGCCGGGTCGGTTACCAAGTAGGCTGGGAGAAGGGGCCACTGGATTTTCAAAACGGAAACGTAGATCCAGGTGACGAATATATTGCTACCTACTGGCGAATCTCCTACGAGAACATTAACCGGGCGAATGCCGTGATTGAACGAGCCGATGAGCTAAAGGAAGAAGGTGCGCCTAACACGCAATTAATTGACCGGGTAAAGGCTGAGGCCATGTTCTTGCGGGCATTCTACTACTATAACTTGGTTCGTTACTTTGATGATGTTCCGGTCACTACCCAGCAGACCATAAGTGACCAAGACTTCCCTTCTAATGAAAACGGAAAACGGCTTGCGCTTGATCTTATGCAAGGCGATTTAGCGGCGGTAGCTAGCATATTACCTGAAGCTTATACCGGAGATGATCTGGGTCGAGCTACTACTTGGGCCGCGCAAGCGTTGCTAATGAAAGTGTATCTGCTCGACGAAAAGTGGAACGAAGCCCGCACCACGGCGGAGGCTATCGTAAGCAGCGGAAGCTTTGATCTGTTTGAAGACTTTGCCCATAATTTTGCCGTAGAACACGAGAACTCCGGTGAGCGGATTTTTGAAGCCCAGGTTTCGGCGGAAGCGAACGCTGAAGAAAACAATAATCACCATGCTCACTTTGTACCGGGCGATATGCCCAACGAGATTGGTGGAGTGGGTTGGCACTGGCTTAATGGTACCCAAGCCTTCCGCATGAAGTATGATGACAATGATAAACGAATTCCCGGTACCTTTCTGGAAAGCTATCCAAGCACACGGCCTCCGCTCAATAGTGCGGGTGATCATCCGGTAGTGCGGTGGAGTGCCGATGCATCTTACAATCTAAGCCGCTTCGGAGGCATGGTTTCGGCGGATGCTGACCCTAATAACCCGGACGAATTAGTGTATTCTAGTGGCTGGGTGGCTAAGTGGGTAGAAGTAGGAATCACTGCCTTTGAGTTTACCGAAAGAAACATCGTGTATCTGCGCTACGCCGACGTGCTGCTCGGTCATTCCGAAGCGGCTAACGAAAGCGGTACAGGCGATGCCTATTTTGGAATTAATGCGGTACGACAGCGAGCTGGTCTAGAGCCACTATCGGGCTTGAGCCAGTCTGATCTACGGGATGCCATTGTGAATGAGCGGGTGCTGGAGTTTGCCTTTGAGCAAGAAACCTACCCTGAACTCAAGCGCAAAAGCACCTTCGGCGGAGAGCAAGACTACTTAGGCGACTATATTCAAGAGTTCATTGATACCTACGACGTAGATCGGGTGCTTTCCCCGCAGGATTACGTACTACCCATTCCGCTCAACGAAACGCTGGGCAACCCGAACGTAACCCAGAGTTCAGCTTACTAA
- a CDS encoding VCBS repeat-containing protein, translated as MLPNTAFLPTLFLSRLLFLSTLLVGGIMVSCEPKEASENQEEQSVFELLLPEQTRVDFTNTVEENETFNMVDFFYVYNGGGVAIGDVNNDSLPDLFFTGNMVNDRLYINSGNTEELQFTDISQGANIQSSGWSTGVTMVDINTDGLLDIYVCRSGNYPAEQRKNKLLINNGINPETGQPTFTEAAEDYGLADTSYSTQSVFFDYDRDGDLDMYLLNHTNAIRNPNQVRPLVSDGTGLANDRLYRNNGADPSQNTTFTDVTVEAGILYDGLGLGVSVSDVNNDGWPDIFVTNDFVASDYLYINNQDGTGRHPAFSQQTENYLGHVSHFSMGHDVADFTNDGLPDLITVDMLPRDNEHRKKMSGPMNYNLFEYTLQQGYMPQYMRNTVQVNLGNIVHQQPKFAEVGQLLNMHATDWSWSPLIADFDNDGWKDMFITNGYLRDITDLDFINYTAGIGNSVSPDSLDTILKQKARQMPSIKLANFVFQNKGALRFEDVSRQWGIDQPSLSNGAAYGDLDRDGDLDLVVNNINEAAFIYLNHTNKFSENNFLRIWLVGDSLNPNGIGAKVSIYTSDKQQFIEQSVSRGYQSSMDYLLHAGLGKQNKVDSIVVQWPDGKIARQESVNVNQEITIDYQDAEFAKKNNLPISNSWFSEVTKSLNINYQHKDPEYDDFSRQYLLPHKLSEQGPGIAVGDVNGDEREDFFMGGAYSHAGSFFLQQPDGTFQEKKLSSEEKYEEDLGVLLFDYDGDSDLDLYIASGSNEHYENSEYYQDRLYRNDGRGNFTLTKDMLPLLRSSATCVRATDIDADGDLDLFVGGGSIPLKYPLPPDSYLLINEGGVFTDKTLEQAPDLRRLGMVKDALWTDFDNDADADLIIVGEFMPIQFFRNNQGKLENVSSQTGLKYTSGWWNSINGGDFDQDGDTDYILGNIGLNTAYKVSPDEPMTIYAADLDQNGFVDPIITAYINHQESPIPTRDDLIRQVPALKKKFTSYANYAEATIADVLTPADKSRAYTAKAFQFASSYLENTGNGRFKLTELPLMAQWSPVYGILVQDFTADGFLDVVLTGNDFSPETITGRYDASVGTLLPGDGTGNFTAVAPTTSGLVVPGNARGVATLQLGNQWAYLFAKNSDSLQVYSTAHASSPKNFVTIPLNALKATVTFADSSQWVQEFYYGSSYLSQSSRKLPLSGQETEVRVTYFDGKEEVITP; from the coding sequence ATGCTACCCAACACTGCATTTTTACCCACTTTATTCCTCTCGCGTCTTCTTTTTCTATCTACACTGCTGGTAGGTGGAATAATGGTGAGCTGTGAACCGAAAGAGGCTTCTGAAAATCAGGAAGAGCAATCGGTATTTGAACTGTTACTACCCGAGCAAACCAGAGTAGATTTTACTAACACCGTAGAAGAGAATGAGACCTTCAATATGGTCGACTTTTTTTACGTTTACAACGGCGGCGGGGTAGCCATCGGCGATGTTAATAACGACTCACTGCCCGATTTGTTCTTCACCGGAAATATGGTTAATGATCGACTGTATATAAATAGTGGAAATACTGAAGAACTTCAATTTACTGACATCAGCCAAGGAGCTAATATCCAATCGTCCGGATGGTCTACCGGAGTAACGATGGTAGATATTAATACGGATGGGCTGCTGGATATATACGTGTGCCGTTCAGGAAATTATCCGGCTGAACAGCGAAAAAATAAGCTGCTAATCAACAACGGGATAAATCCTGAAACGGGGCAGCCGACCTTTACCGAAGCTGCCGAAGATTACGGGCTGGCCGACACTAGCTATTCTACTCAGTCGGTCTTTTTTGACTACGACCGCGACGGTGATTTGGACATGTACTTACTCAACCACACCAATGCTATTCGCAATCCTAATCAGGTGCGCCCCTTGGTAAGCGATGGAACGGGTTTGGCGAATGATCGATTGTACCGGAATAACGGTGCCGATCCTAGTCAAAACACTACGTTTACGGACGTAACGGTTGAAGCGGGAATTCTCTACGATGGTTTGGGGTTAGGCGTGAGTGTTAGCGATGTCAATAATGATGGCTGGCCGGATATTTTTGTTACCAACGATTTTGTCGCCAGTGATTATCTGTACATCAATAATCAAGATGGTACTGGGCGGCACCCTGCATTTAGTCAGCAAACCGAAAATTACTTAGGTCACGTGAGCCACTTTAGCATGGGGCACGATGTGGCCGACTTTACCAACGATGGCCTCCCTGATCTTATTACCGTAGATATGCTACCCCGGGATAATGAGCACCGAAAAAAGATGTCGGGACCAATGAACTATAATCTTTTCGAGTACACTCTCCAGCAGGGTTATATGCCGCAGTATATGCGAAATACCGTGCAGGTTAATTTGGGAAATATCGTCCACCAACAGCCCAAATTTGCCGAAGTTGGTCAGCTACTGAATATGCACGCTACCGACTGGAGCTGGTCTCCTTTGATAGCTGATTTCGATAACGATGGCTGGAAAGATATGTTCATTACCAACGGCTACCTGCGCGACATCACCGATTTGGATTTTATCAATTATACCGCCGGGATTGGAAACTCAGTTTCCCCCGACAGCCTAGATACCATTCTCAAGCAGAAAGCCCGGCAGATGCCGTCTATCAAACTGGCTAATTTTGTGTTTCAAAACAAAGGTGCACTCCGGTTTGAGGATGTCTCCCGCCAGTGGGGAATTGACCAGCCTTCGTTATCCAATGGTGCTGCTTACGGTGATTTAGACCGGGATGGCGATCTGGATTTGGTAGTAAATAATATTAACGAAGCCGCTTTCATCTACCTTAATCATACCAACAAGTTCAGTGAGAATAATTTCCTTCGAATTTGGCTGGTAGGCGACAGCTTGAACCCGAACGGCATTGGAGCGAAAGTATCAATTTACACTTCTGATAAACAGCAATTTATTGAGCAGTCGGTAAGTCGGGGGTACCAGTCCTCGATGGATTATTTGCTACATGCTGGTTTGGGCAAGCAAAATAAGGTAGATAGTATAGTAGTACAGTGGCCGGATGGAAAAATAGCCAGACAAGAATCTGTAAACGTCAATCAGGAAATTACAATTGATTATCAGGATGCAGAATTCGCGAAAAAGAATAATTTACCCATCTCAAACAGTTGGTTTTCCGAAGTAACCAAATCACTCAATATAAACTATCAGCACAAAGATCCGGAATACGATGATTTTAGCCGTCAGTATTTACTGCCCCACAAACTATCGGAACAGGGACCGGGTATTGCGGTAGGCGATGTGAACGGTGATGAACGAGAGGATTTCTTTATGGGTGGGGCATACTCCCACGCTGGATCATTTTTTCTTCAGCAGCCCGATGGCACTTTCCAAGAAAAAAAACTAAGCAGCGAAGAAAAGTACGAAGAAGATTTAGGGGTGCTATTGTTTGACTACGATGGTGATAGCGATCTTGACTTGTACATTGCCAGTGGCAGTAACGAGCATTACGAAAACTCCGAATACTACCAAGATCGTCTCTACCGCAACGATGGCCGAGGAAATTTTACGCTTACAAAAGATATGCTGCCCCTGCTTCGGTCTAGTGCTACCTGCGTACGCGCTACCGATATTGATGCCGACGGTGATCTAGATTTGTTCGTGGGTGGAGGCAGCATTCCACTCAAGTATCCGTTGCCCCCGGATAGCTATCTGCTGATAAATGAGGGTGGGGTCTTTACCGATAAAACATTAGAACAAGCCCCAGATTTACGCCGACTAGGCATGGTAAAAGATGCCCTCTGGACGGATTTTGATAATGATGCTGACGCTGATTTAATCATCGTCGGTGAGTTTATGCCGATTCAGTTTTTCCGAAACAATCAGGGTAAGCTAGAAAACGTGTCCTCTCAAACCGGGCTGAAGTACACTTCGGGCTGGTGGAATAGCATTAATGGCGGTGATTTTGATCAGGATGGTGATACGGACTATATACTGGGTAATATTGGTCTAAACACCGCTTACAAAGTTTCGCCGGATGAGCCTATGACTATTTACGCTGCCGATCTGGATCAGAATGGGTTCGTTGATCCGATTATCACGGCGTACATCAATCACCAAGAATCTCCGATACCCACCCGGGATGATCTGATTCGGCAAGTACCCGCTCTTAAAAAGAAGTTTACCAGTTACGCTAACTACGCGGAGGCGACCATTGCCGATGTGTTGACCCCAGCGGATAAAAGTCGAGCTTACACGGCCAAAGCTTTTCAGTTTGCTTCTAGCTACCTAGAGAATACAGGAAATGGTCGGTTCAAACTTACGGAGTTACCGCTTATGGCGCAATGGTCGCCAGTGTACGGAATTTTGGTGCAGGATTTTACGGCGGACGGCTTTCTGGATGTTGTACTTACTGGAAACGATTTTAGCCCGGAAACCATTACCGGACGCTACGATGCCTCCGTAGGAACGTTGCTACCGGGGGACGGAACCGGAAACTTCACCGCAGTTGCTCCTACCACCAGCGGACTTGTCGTACCAGGAAACGCTAGAGGAGTAGCTACCTTACAATTGGGCAATCAATGGGCGTACCTCTTTGCGAAGAATTCAGATTCGCTGCAAGTGTATTCAACCGCTCACGCATCCAGCCCGAAAAACTTCGTGACGATCCCGCTGAATGCGCTGAAAGCTACCGTAACTTTTGCCGATAGTTCTCAATGGGTTCAGGAGTTTTACTACGGTAGTTCCTACCTATCGCAATCCAGTCGGAAGCTGCCACTTAGCGGACAGGAAACGGAAGTGCGAGTAACGTACTTTGACGGAAAAGAGGAAGTGATTACACCATAG
- a CDS encoding SusC/RagA family TonB-linked outer membrane protein: MKQLLLQRVWLGKLTVVLWLLLMGGILPFAHAQNTVTGTVLDEESNSGLPGVNVLAKGTTIGTVTDIEGKYSLNVPGNATTLVFSSVGYQTTEIEINGRSTVDLNLTPDLQSLSEVVVVGYGTVKKSDLTGSVASIEGESIKEFPVASVDQAIQARAPGVQVTQASAAPGGGVSVRVRGANSINSGSEPLYVVDGFPIYPDNSAYGLGGDRQPSNVMSTINPNAIESIEILKDASATSIYGSRGANGVVLITTKRGKAGENKIEYDGSVSVQTIANEVDVLDGRGFATYLNALETSQGGAPIYSPAEIEAIGAGTNWFDEVTRNGRIDNHQLSFSGGSENARYAIIGSYFNNEGIIKNTDFTRYGLRLNVDNNLINDRLTMSSSWSYNRTTSNNAPTDRGGPGGLLITALGLDPTIPVRNNDGTFALASYDGRFFTNPLQELEFVSDSDIYNRILGNTALTFNIAEGLNFRTSIGADILNGSRTTFFPVDNTRLGRDRSGELTRAGRNSINILNENILSYNKRFNDRHSIDVVAGYTFQKEVNEFTSATNRGLSAATVEQATLSGGTDIQIPVSERREWLLKSMLGRINYNFMERYLLTVSMRRDGSSRFGANNRWANFPSVALGWRVVEEDFFKNSFLANTVSDMKVRTSWGITGNSEIPVYNSQANLTEYNYVFGGNLILGLADERLGNSALRWESTQMFNVGMDVSFLENRLNVTADYFANSTEDLLLFVSIPASLGFESVLKNSGSLQNRGFELGLNYIAIDRQDLRWNISGNISFLRNEITDLGTSTPFFANSTSGHLGVEGSWVEAGNPIGAWRGYDYIGIFQSQEEIDNSPSRSGDKPGYPQYRDVNEDGEITPDDFVIIGDPNPDFTWGLNTSLNFKNFDFSLFLRGVQGVDIRNLQQSEIGDGVQKINQIANILTDSWTPENPNAPRPVIDANRDFANSFRDSDYFIEDGSFIRIQNVALGYTFPVSKFISKARVYVSAQNPLLFTNYSGFDPEVNNQGQNNLNRGDDYDAYPRARTFTVGINLGI; encoded by the coding sequence ATGAAACAATTGTTACTGCAAAGAGTCTGGTTAGGCAAGCTGACTGTCGTACTATGGCTATTATTAATGGGGGGGATACTTCCTTTCGCTCACGCTCAAAATACCGTAACGGGTACTGTCCTTGACGAAGAAAGCAATTCTGGATTACCCGGAGTAAACGTGCTGGCGAAAGGTACTACCATTGGTACTGTCACTGATATTGAAGGAAAGTACAGCCTAAACGTGCCCGGTAATGCTACCACGCTGGTGTTTTCTTCGGTGGGTTACCAAACTACTGAAATTGAAATCAACGGTAGAAGTACAGTTGACCTCAATTTAACCCCTGATCTGCAATCGCTGTCGGAGGTGGTTGTCGTTGGCTACGGAACAGTGAAGAAAAGCGACCTGACCGGATCAGTGGCTTCTATTGAAGGGGAATCTATCAAAGAGTTTCCAGTGGCTTCGGTAGATCAAGCCATTCAGGCCCGGGCACCGGGGGTGCAAGTTACACAAGCATCTGCAGCACCCGGTGGCGGAGTATCGGTTCGAGTGCGGGGTGCCAACTCCATCAATAGTGGTAGTGAACCACTGTATGTAGTAGATGGGTTTCCGATCTACCCTGATAATAGTGCCTATGGATTGGGTGGCGACCGACAACCATCTAACGTGATGTCTACCATTAACCCCAACGCTATTGAATCCATTGAAATATTGAAGGATGCCTCCGCTACTTCTATCTACGGTTCTCGCGGAGCGAATGGCGTGGTGCTAATTACTACCAAACGGGGTAAAGCAGGTGAAAATAAAATTGAGTACGATGGATCAGTGTCAGTTCAGACGATTGCTAACGAGGTTGACGTGCTGGATGGAAGAGGTTTTGCTACGTATCTCAATGCTTTAGAAACCAGTCAGGGTGGAGCTCCCATTTATTCTCCCGCCGAAATTGAGGCGATTGGGGCTGGAACCAACTGGTTTGATGAAGTTACCCGCAACGGACGTATTGACAACCATCAGCTAAGCTTTTCGGGAGGTAGCGAGAATGCTCGTTACGCGATTATCGGAAGCTACTTTAACAACGAAGGGATCATTAAGAATACTGATTTTACCCGCTATGGCCTCCGGCTTAATGTTGACAATAACTTAATCAATGATCGTTTGACGATGAGCTCGAGCTGGTCGTACAACCGCACCACCTCCAATAACGCTCCCACCGACCGGGGTGGCCCCGGAGGGTTACTAATCACCGCACTAGGACTTGATCCTACCATTCCGGTGAGAAATAATGATGGTACTTTTGCATTGGCCTCTTACGACGGACGGTTTTTTACCAACCCGCTGCAAGAACTGGAGTTTGTCTCGGATAGTGATATCTACAATCGTATCTTAGGGAATACGGCACTTACTTTTAACATCGCCGAAGGACTTAACTTTAGAACCAGTATCGGAGCCGATATTCTTAACGGTAGCCGGACTACCTTCTTTCCGGTAGATAACACCCGCCTTGGGCGCGACCGCTCGGGTGAGCTAACCAGAGCCGGTCGAAACTCTATCAATATCTTGAACGAGAACATTCTCTCGTATAACAAACGGTTTAACGATAGGCACAGCATAGATGTAGTGGCCGGGTACACCTTTCAAAAGGAAGTAAACGAGTTTACCAGTGCTACCAACCGAGGGTTGTCCGCTGCTACAGTAGAGCAGGCTACGCTGAGCGGAGGAACTGATATTCAGATTCCGGTGTCGGAGCGACGGGAGTGGTTACTTAAGTCAATGCTAGGTCGTATCAACTATAATTTTATGGAGCGCTACCTGCTAACGGTTTCCATGCGTCGTGATGGCTCTTCCCGCTTTGGAGCGAACAACCGCTGGGCCAATTTCCCTTCGGTAGCTTTGGGCTGGCGAGTGGTTGAGGAGGATTTCTTCAAGAATTCCTTCTTAGCCAATACGGTCAGCGATATGAAAGTGCGAACCAGTTGGGGAATTACCGGTAACTCCGAAATACCGGTGTACAACTCTCAGGCTAACCTCACGGAATACAACTACGTGTTTGGTGGTAATCTGATATTAGGACTGGCCGACGAACGGCTGGGAAACTCCGCTCTGCGGTGGGAATCTACCCAAATGTTTAACGTAGGTATGGACGTTTCATTCTTAGAAAATCGATTGAATGTAACCGCCGACTATTTTGCGAATAGTACCGAAGATTTGCTACTATTTGTATCAATACCGGCCAGCCTAGGGTTTGAATCAGTACTGAAAAATTCTGGCTCACTGCAAAACCGAGGGTTTGAACTAGGCCTGAACTACATCGCCATTGACCGTCAGGACTTGCGATGGAATATTTCCGGTAACATTTCTTTCCTCCGCAACGAGATTACCGACTTGGGTACCAGTACGCCGTTCTTCGCTAACTCAACCAGTGGCCACTTAGGGGTGGAAGGAAGCTGGGTGGAAGCTGGTAACCCGATTGGCGCATGGCGAGGATACGATTACATTGGTATCTTCCAAAGCCAGGAAGAAATTGACAACAGTCCTTCTCGCTCCGGCGATAAACCTGGTTATCCTCAGTACCGAGACGTAAACGAAGATGGTGAAATCACCCCCGACGATTTTGTTATCATTGGCGATCCCAACCCCGACTTCACCTGGGGACTTAATACTAGCCTCAACTTCAAGAACTTTGACTTTAGCTTATTCCTACGCGGGGTGCAGGGAGTGGATATAAGAAATCTCCAGCAGTCAGAAATTGGCGATGGGGTGCAGAAAATCAACCAAATTGCTAACATTTTAACTGATTCGTGGACTCCTGAGAACCCAAATGCACCTCGTCCGGTTATCGACGCCAACCGCGACTTTGCTAACTCCTTCCGGGATTCAGATTACTTTATCGAGGACGGTAGCTTTATCCGGATACAGAATGTGGCTCTTGGATACACCTTTCCGGTTTCTAAATTTATTAGCAAAGCCCGGGTGTACGTGAGCGCGCAAAACCCACTGCTTTTTACTAACTACAGTGGGTTTGATCCTGAAGTGAACAACCAAGGGCAAAATAACTTGAACCGGGGCGATGATTATGATGCGTATCCTCGGGCGCGCACCTTCACTGTCGGAATAAACTTAGGAATTTAA
- a CDS encoding pyruvate dehydrogenase complex dihydrolipoamide acetyltransferase: MAEVIKMPKMSDTMEEGVIANWLKKVGDSVESGDIIAEVETDKATMELESYEDGTLLHIGVQENEAVAVDGVIAIIGEEGEDIDGLLKEIESGGTSDSEGSEKEASAPADEGDQEVDASDVNATVVTMPKMSDTMEEGVIANWLKKVGDSVESGDIIAEVETDKATMELESYEDGTLLYIGVDAGGSVPVDGVIAVIGEEGADYEKLLKAQKSSSNGKSEQKDEKKASAPESSENGAEEKDAPAYTPSRSSEDNNASSNGRVKASPLAKKMAQEMGYDIAQISGSGENGRIVKRDVEQYEPQAQPTEQTQKKGEASAPAPTIELPKVVGEESYEEVRVSQMRKTIAKRLSESKFTAPHFYLTMEINMDKAVEARKSMNEISPVKISFNDLVVKAVAASLRQHPDVNVSWQGDTIRKNQHIHIGIAVAVDEGLLVPVVRFADNKSLSHIGAEVKDLAARAKNKQLQPKDWEGSTFTISNLGMFGIEEFTAIVNPPDACILAVGGIKQTAVVKDGQLVPGNVMKVTMSCDHRAVDGAVGAAFLKTLKSLLEDPIRIMI; the protein is encoded by the coding sequence ATGGCCGAAGTTATTAAAATGCCCAAGATGAGCGACACGATGGAAGAAGGCGTGATTGCCAATTGGCTAAAGAAGGTGGGCGACTCAGTAGAATCTGGCGATATTATTGCCGAGGTGGAAACCGATAAGGCTACTATGGAGCTAGAATCTTACGAAGATGGTACGCTCCTGCATATTGGCGTTCAAGAAAATGAGGCAGTGGCGGTTGATGGGGTCATTGCCATTATCGGCGAAGAGGGCGAAGATATTGATGGGTTGCTAAAGGAAATTGAAAGTGGTGGCACTTCCGACAGCGAAGGTTCGGAAAAAGAAGCTTCCGCTCCGGCAGATGAAGGTGATCAAGAGGTTGATGCTTCCGATGTGAACGCCACGGTAGTTACCATGCCTAAGATGAGTGATACGATGGAAGAGGGAGTAATTGCCAATTGGCTAAAGAAGGTGGGCGACTCAGTAGAATCTGGCGATATTATTGCCGAGGTGGAAACCGATAAGGCTACTATGGAGCTAGAATCTTACGAAGATGGTACTCTCTTATACATAGGAGTAGATGCCGGTGGGTCGGTTCCAGTTGACGGGGTAATTGCCGTAATTGGCGAAGAAGGTGCCGATTACGAAAAATTATTAAAAGCCCAAAAGTCGAGTAGTAACGGAAAGTCAGAGCAAAAGGATGAAAAAAAAGCATCTGCGCCCGAATCTTCCGAAAATGGCGCTGAAGAAAAAGATGCCCCAGCGTACACACCCAGTCGGTCATCAGAGGATAATAATGCCAGTAGCAACGGAAGGGTGAAAGCCTCTCCTCTCGCTAAAAAGATGGCACAAGAGATGGGCTACGATATTGCTCAAATCTCGGGCAGTGGGGAAAACGGACGAATTGTAAAGCGGGATGTTGAGCAGTATGAACCGCAAGCGCAGCCTACCGAACAGACTCAAAAGAAGGGAGAGGCATCTGCGCCTGCGCCAACTATTGAGCTACCGAAAGTGGTAGGTGAAGAGAGCTACGAGGAAGTTCGCGTATCGCAAATGCGTAAAACTATTGCTAAGCGATTATCCGAAAGTAAATTTACCGCTCCGCACTTCTACCTGACCATGGAGATCAATATGGATAAGGCGGTAGAAGCTCGCAAGAGCATGAATGAAATCTCTCCGGTAAAAATTTCTTTCAACGATCTGGTAGTAAAAGCCGTAGCCGCTAGTTTGCGACAACACCCCGATGTGAACGTCTCCTGGCAAGGCGACACTATCCGCAAGAACCAGCATATCCATATAGGCATAGCGGTAGCCGTAGACGAGGGCTTACTAGTTCCTGTAGTACGCTTTGCCGACAATAAATCGCTATCCCACATTGGGGCTGAGGTAAAAGATTTGGCAGCAAGAGCCAAGAATAAGCAACTGCAACCCAAAGATTGGGAAGGAAGTACGTTTACCATTTCTAACTTAGGCATGTTTGGCATTGAAGAATTCACGGCGATCGTGAATCCACCCGATGCCTGTATTCTGGCGGTAGGCGGCATTAAACAGACCGCAGTTGTAAAAGATGGTCAGTTGGTTCCAGGTAATGTGATGAAAGTTACGATGTCCTGCGATCACCGAGCGGTAGACGGCGCGGTAGGAGCGGCATTCTTGAAGACGCTAAAATCACTACTAGAAGATCCAATCCGGATTATGATCTAG